The Acidobacteriota bacterium genome includes a region encoding these proteins:
- a CDS encoding AAA family ATPase, whose product MRIESLHARAFRNLAEEPVAFAPGINLFAGRNGEGKTSLLEAVYCACYTKSFRTHRLEECVRHGEGEFQLRCRVARAPLPRVL is encoded by the coding sequence ATGCGCATCGAATCCCTCCACGCCCGCGCCTTCCGCAATCTGGCCGAGGAGCCGGTGGCGTTCGCACCGGGCATCAACCTGTTCGCCGGCCGCAACGGCGAGGGGAAGACCAGCCTGCTCGAGGCGGTCTACTGCGCCTGTTACACCAAGTCGTTCCGGACCCACCGCCTGGAGGAGTGCGTCCGCCACGGCGAGGGGGAGTTCCAACTCCGCTGCCGGGTGGCGCGGGCGCCGCTGCCGCGGGTGCTGGA
- the nikR gene encoding nickel-responsive transcriptional regulator NikR: MELARFGVSCDAELLAAFDHRLAAEGFKNRSDALAHLMRQHLLAEKIRGGAEVVGVVTMVYDHHRRELSKRLTQLQHDHHTHVLSNLHIHLTHADCLEVVVIRGAAGRVQELADRLISTPGVKSGRVFIPAALGE, encoded by the coding sequence ATGGAACTGGCCCGATTCGGCGTGTCCTGCGACGCGGAACTGCTGGCTGCGTTCGACCACCGGCTGGCGGCGGAGGGTTTCAAGAACCGCTCCGACGCCCTGGCCCATTTGATGCGCCAGCACCTGCTGGCGGAGAAGATCCGGGGCGGGGCCGAGGTGGTGGGCGTCGTGACCATGGTGTACGACCACCACCGCCGCGAGCTGTCGAAGCGGCTGACGCAGCTCCAGCACGACCACCACACCCACGTCCTGTCGAACCTCCACATCCACCTGACCCACGCCGACTGCCTGGAGGTGGTGGTGATCCGCGGCGCGGCCGGCCGCGTCCAGGAGCTGGCCGACCGCCTCATCAGCACCCCCGGCGTCAAGAGCGGCCGCGTGTTCATCCCGGCGGCGCTGGGGGAGTGA
- a CDS encoding energy-coupling factor ABC transporter permease encodes MHIPYGLLSAEVSVVTGALAAPAVGFALWRVRRRYEERTVALMGMLGAYVFAAQMINFPVAAGTSGHLLGAALAAFLLGPAPAMLILGTVLLVQALLFQDGAITALGANALNMAVLGPLTAWGIWTGWRRLLGGRLAMAGRAVAAVASIVVPAAACAVEIAVSGLYPLTVALGAMAGVHTVIGVAEAAITVVILRFLAAARPDLLAPAGVPGGAAHAAAQSVE; translated from the coding sequence ATGCACATCCCGTACGGACTGCTCTCCGCAGAGGTTTCGGTCGTAACCGGCGCGCTGGCGGCGCCGGCGGTGGGGTTCGCCCTGTGGCGGGTCAGGCGGCGCTACGAGGAGCGGACGGTGGCCCTGATGGGCATGCTCGGGGCGTACGTCTTCGCCGCCCAGATGATCAACTTCCCCGTGGCCGCCGGCACCAGCGGCCATCTGCTCGGGGCCGCCCTGGCCGCCTTCCTACTGGGCCCCGCGCCGGCGATGCTCATCTTGGGCACCGTGCTGCTGGTCCAGGCGCTGCTGTTTCAGGACGGGGCGATCACTGCGCTCGGGGCCAACGCGCTGAACATGGCGGTGCTCGGGCCGCTCACCGCCTGGGGGATCTGGACCGGCTGGCGGCGGCTGCTGGGCGGACGCCTGGCCATGGCCGGGCGGGCGGTGGCGGCCGTCGCCTCCATCGTCGTCCCGGCGGCGGCCTGTGCCGTCGAGATTGCCGTCAGCGGGCTCTACCCGCTGACAGTGGCGCTTGGGGCCATGGCCGGCGTGCACACCGTCATCGGCGTGGCCGAGGCGGCCATCACCGTGGTGATCCTGCGGTTCCTGGCGGCGGCCCGGCCCGATCTGCTGGCGCCGGCCGGCGTCCCCGGAGGTGCGGCCCATGCCGCGGCGCAGTCCGTCGAATAG
- the cbiQ gene encoding cobalt ECF transporter T component CbiQ: MRHDFIDHHSHGESPVHRLHPTAKVLAAAVFLAAAVGVPYPRFLPFLPLAALGLLAALLCRVPLPHLARKMVWPLGLTAATVCLMPVLRPAGDGLVLLESPVRLAVYPESARLALHVVARAAVALAGAVLLVAATPFRDLLRVLESWHTPGLLLRILAVFYRYLFILVDEAEQMELAVSARLVGPAPRLRLLRMAGNMAGTLFLRSLERGETVYQAMCARGFDGRFPTLDAPRWRAPDAATLALAAAAGILTVLLAVLP; this comes from the coding sequence ATGAGGCACGACTTCATCGACCACCACAGCCACGGCGAAAGCCCGGTCCACCGGCTGCACCCGACGGCCAAGGTGCTCGCAGCGGCGGTGTTCCTGGCGGCGGCGGTGGGCGTCCCCTACCCCCGCTTCCTCCCGTTCCTGCCGCTGGCGGCGCTGGGGCTGCTGGCCGCGCTGTTGTGCCGGGTGCCGCTGCCGCACCTGGCGCGCAAGATGGTCTGGCCCCTGGGGCTCACGGCGGCCACCGTCTGCCTGATGCCCGTCCTGCGGCCCGCCGGGGACGGGCTCGTCCTACTGGAGTCGCCGGTCCGGCTGGCCGTCTACCCCGAGAGCGCCCGGCTGGCCCTGCACGTGGTCGCCCGCGCCGCGGTGGCGCTGGCCGGGGCGGTGCTCCTTGTGGCCGCCACTCCGTTTCGGGACCTGCTCCGGGTGCTGGAGTCGTGGCACACGCCGGGCCTGCTGCTGCGCATCCTGGCCGTGTTCTACCGCTACCTGTTCATCCTGGTGGACGAGGCCGAACAGATGGAGCTCGCAGTGAGCGCCCGGCTGGTGGGCCCGGCCCCGCGCCTGCGACTGCTCCGGATGGCCGGCAATATGGCCGGGACGCTCTTCCTGCGCAGTCTGGAGCGGGGCGAGACCGTCTACCAGGCCATGTGCGCCCGGGGATTCGACGGCCGCTTCCCGACACTGGACGCGCCGCGCTGGCGGGCGCCCGACGCGGCGACCCTGGCGCTGGCCGCCGCCGCCGGGATTCTAACCGTGCTCCTGGCGGTGCTCCCATGA
- a CDS encoding ABC transporter ATP-binding protein — MTGVAVIMEAAAYCYPDGRVGLHPLSVTFPAGQCTAVIGPNGSGKSTLLGLLNGIRLPQAGRVRVGDLTVGRECLPEVRRIVGLVFQDPDWQLFCPTVGEDVAFGPLNLGLAPAEARARAEATLARVGLAGMAGRSPFHLSGGEKKLVSLATVLAMEPPVLALDEPTAGLDAGHRRLLAELVRAHPGTRILATHDLDFAMDTAHHACLLSAGTLAAAGPADELLRDAALLHRHGLDLPLRLQGPGAAAPRSSGQAAF; from the coding sequence ATGACCGGCGTCGCGGTGATCATGGAGGCGGCCGCCTACTGCTACCCGGACGGCCGGGTGGGCCTGCACCCCCTCTCGGTGACGTTTCCGGCGGGGCAGTGCACCGCGGTCATCGGCCCCAACGGCTCCGGCAAGTCCACCCTATTGGGCCTCCTCAACGGGATCCGCCTGCCCCAGGCGGGGCGGGTGCGGGTGGGGGACCTGACGGTGGGCCGCGAGTGCCTGCCGGAGGTCCGGCGGATCGTGGGGCTTGTGTTCCAGGATCCCGACTGGCAGCTGTTCTGCCCCACCGTGGGCGAGGACGTCGCCTTCGGCCCGCTCAACCTGGGCCTCGCGCCGGCCGAGGCACGGGCCCGGGCCGAGGCCACCCTGGCCCGCGTGGGCCTGGCCGGCATGGCCGGCCGCTCCCCGTTCCACCTGTCCGGCGGCGAGAAGAAACTGGTCTCGCTGGCCACGGTGCTGGCGATGGAGCCGCCGGTGCTCGCCCTGGACGAGCCCACCGCCGGCCTCGACGCCGGCCATCGGCGGCTGCTGGCGGAGCTGGTACGGGCGCACCCCGGCACGCGGATCTTGGCCACTCACGACCTCGACTTTGCCATGGACACGGCCCACCACGCCTGCCTGCTCAGCGCCGGCACGCTGGCAGCCGCGGGGCCGGCCGACGAGTTGCTCCGCGACGCGGCGCTCCTGCACCGCCACGGCCTGGACCTGCCGCTGCGCCTCCAGGGACCGGGCGCCGCGGCTCCCCGATCGTCCGGGCAGGCGGCTTTTTGA
- a CDS encoding O-acetylhomoserine aminocarboxypropyltransferase/cysteine synthase: MDSSYSEGVRRYMREAEAYLARRTAYREQVKRLKFDTIAVHGMYSVEEAFANGQGGIIEPIFPSTSQAYRDSDEMEAGLAYLVPTWCYSRIHNPTVYYLEETLALLEGYGSGCDTTALCTSAGMAAIKQAAEPFLEIRDGDIRNLNFVSAAQVYGGTFQLFNLRMRERGAQVRWVTRPWEMTEWEKLVDDGTRFLYAEMPSNPQQACFDIAAVAELAHRHEIPLIVDATIATPALMRPIAHGADIVVHSLTKSVGSGGFTIGGAIVARRPVTSRHLPDDVKADYGLWLKLWPFRDSGPCMSAHSAFFLLSDLRLLRTKMALFSRNTMQVAQYLAGHPRVAKVDYLGLPNHPLHALAARYMKLADSDEAAFGHLMSFDVRGTAAETRRVFDGFQRIWRATDLGRIKSVATIPAISTHQQQGETGRKLAGVAPTMIRLCVGGEHPDDVIADLDQALKAIGK, from the coding sequence ATGGATTCCAGCTACTCCGAGGGTGTGCGGCGTTACATGCGCGAAGCCGAGGCCTACCTCGCCCGGCGGACCGCCTACCGGGAACAGGTCAAGCGGCTCAAGTTCGACACCATCGCCGTGCACGGCATGTACTCCGTCGAGGAGGCGTTCGCCAACGGCCAGGGCGGCATCATCGAGCCCATCTTTCCCTCCACGTCCCAGGCCTACCGCGATTCCGACGAGATGGAGGCCGGTCTGGCCTACCTGGTGCCCACCTGGTGTTACTCCCGCATCCACAACCCCACCGTTTACTACCTGGAGGAGACCCTGGCGCTGCTCGAGGGGTACGGCAGCGGCTGCGACACCACCGCGCTCTGCACCTCGGCCGGAATGGCCGCGATCAAACAAGCCGCCGAGCCGTTCCTGGAGATCCGCGACGGCGACATCCGCAACCTGAATTTCGTCTCCGCCGCCCAGGTGTACGGCGGCACCTTCCAGCTGTTCAACCTGCGCATGCGCGAGCGCGGCGCCCAGGTGCGCTGGGTCACCCGACCCTGGGAGATGACCGAGTGGGAGAAACTGGTTGACGACGGCACGCGCTTCCTGTACGCCGAAATGCCGTCCAACCCGCAGCAGGCCTGCTTCGACATCGCCGCGGTGGCGGAACTGGCCCACCGCCACGAGATCCCCTTGATCGTGGACGCCACCATCGCCACCCCGGCGCTGATGCGCCCCATCGCCCATGGCGCCGACATCGTGGTGCACTCGCTGACCAAGTCGGTGGGCAGCGGCGGCTTCACCATCGGCGGCGCCATCGTCGCCCGTCGCCCCGTCACCAGCCGGCACCTGCCCGACGATGTCAAGGCCGACTACGGCCTCTGGCTGAAGCTCTGGCCGTTCCGCGACTCGGGGCCGTGCATGTCGGCCCACTCGGCCTTTTTCCTCCTGAGCGACCTGCGCCTCCTGCGCACCAAGATGGCGCTCTTCTCCCGCAACACCATGCAGGTGGCCCAGTACCTGGCCGGCCACCCGCGGGTGGCGAAGGTCGATTACCTCGGCCTGCCGAACCATCCGCTGCACGCCCTGGCCGCGCGCTACATGAAGCTGGCGGACAGCGACGAGGCCGCCTTCGGCCACCTGATGTCGTTCGACGTCCGCGGCACCGCCGCCGAGACCCGGCGCGTGTTCGACGGCTTCCAGCGCATCTGGCGGGCGACGGACCTGGGCCGGATCAAGTCGGTGGCCACCATCCCGGCCATCTCCACCCACCAGCAGCAGGGCGAGACCGGCCGCAAGCTCGCCGGCGTCGCGCCCACCATGATCCGGCTCTGCGTGGGCGGCGAGCATCCCGACGACGTCATCGCGGACCTCGATCAGGCGCTCAAGGCGATCGGGAAATAG
- a CDS encoding homoserine dehydrogenase: protein MRLLFVGFGTVGQGLAELLLENHEALRNEYGLNWTAVGIADMQKGMVYHPDGINLTQALETLKAGHSLNELPQAYTRGDALALIEEAEADVMLEATYTDIKTAQPATAHIKAALQRGLHVVTTNKGPLALHYAELHALARARGTHFLYEGTVMSGTPCLNLIRETLAGSGIQEIRGILNGTTNYILTRMEEGLSYADALKKAQELGYAEAVPDADVLGWDALAKVTILANTVFGATKKPFDYPCDGITKISAEAIAEAKQKGFRYKLIGRVWREGGEVHASVAPMQIPLSHPLAGVMGATNAVTIKSRAMGDVTIVGPGAGRTETGYSMLIDLLHIARTH, encoded by the coding sequence ATGCGGTTACTGTTCGTCGGATTCGGGACCGTGGGACAGGGGTTGGCCGAGCTGCTCCTGGAGAATCACGAGGCGCTCCGCAACGAGTACGGCCTGAACTGGACGGCGGTGGGCATCGCCGACATGCAGAAGGGCATGGTCTACCATCCCGACGGCATCAATCTGACCCAGGCGCTGGAGACGCTCAAGGCGGGCCACTCCCTCAACGAGCTGCCCCAGGCCTACACCCGCGGCGACGCGCTGGCCCTGATCGAGGAGGCCGAGGCCGACGTGATGCTCGAGGCCACCTACACCGACATCAAGACGGCCCAGCCGGCCACCGCCCACATCAAGGCCGCCCTCCAGCGCGGCCTGCACGTGGTGACCACCAACAAGGGTCCGCTGGCGCTGCACTACGCCGAGCTGCACGCCCTGGCCAGGGCGCGGGGCACCCACTTCCTGTACGAAGGCACGGTCATGAGCGGCACCCCGTGCCTCAACCTGATTCGCGAGACGCTGGCCGGCTCCGGCATCCAGGAGATCCGCGGCATCCTCAACGGCACCACCAACTACATCCTGACCCGGATGGAGGAGGGGCTGTCCTACGCCGACGCCCTGAAGAAGGCCCAGGAGCTGGGCTACGCCGAGGCGGTCCCCGACGCCGACGTGCTGGGCTGGGACGCCCTGGCCAAGGTGACTATCCTGGCCAACACGGTCTTCGGCGCCACGAAGAAGCCGTTCGACTACCCGTGCGACGGGATCACGAAGATCAGCGCCGAGGCGATCGCCGAGGCCAAGCAGAAGGGATTCCGCTACAAACTCATCGGCCGGGTCTGGCGCGAGGGGGGCGAGGTGCACGCCTCGGTGGCGCCCATGCAGATCCCCCTGAGCCACCCGCTGGCCGGCGTGATGGGCGCCACGAACGCCGTCACCATCAAGTCCCGCGCCATGGGCGACGTAACCATCGTCGGCCCGGGCGCCGGCCGCACCGAAACCGGCTACAGCATGCTCATCGACCTGCTCCACATCGCCCGGACGCACTGA
- a CDS encoding aldehyde ferredoxin oxidoreductase family protein, translating into MNRFLEVDLTHRTFRFGQPDPSLFAGWIGGKGVGLKLMVDRGLVTHDPFAPDNPLIFMTGPFTGTQVQTSARSVVCTKSPLTGTFLDTHAGGHFGPALKKAGLDWIWITGESDRPVYLHVRPGEVRFEDAAHLWGKGIFETEKALREAYPKARVALIGPAGENRVRFACIGTELYRQYGRGGAGAVMGAKNLKALVVEGDEKIAYHDPAGFQELNRQLTKDIVAHPNRQRRDDLGTMMWIRMGQEQGHFLPTHNWRDTQFAGYEGITSEACREKLAWKSTGCFNCAIRCSKEARWGNYEVEGPEYETTAFLGSGCDIDSAEAVAYANWLCDDLGLDTISAGVVCSFAMEAFERGIISAADTGGVALHFGSAEAQAALLRQIAHREKIGDLLAEGTRIAARRIGKGSDYFAIQIAGMELSGVNIKGCASMGLTLATSDFASHTRFWSASAEMRKELTWESTPDFVRIGQDVVNTRNCLIVCDFVMYDLDRLAPVFEKCTGIPMSETDMNRLGNKISNLTRLYNIANGRTRADDTLPPRFFQEPHEAGLFEGRRLTREKFAEWLDMYYASRGWDAAGAPTPATLTELGLNPI; encoded by the coding sequence ATGAACCGCTTTCTCGAGGTTGACTTGACCCATCGCACGTTCCGTTTCGGCCAGCCCGATCCGTCGCTCTTCGCCGGCTGGATCGGCGGCAAGGGCGTCGGTCTGAAACTCATGGTGGACCGGGGGCTCGTCACTCATGACCCGTTCGCCCCGGACAATCCGCTCATCTTCATGACCGGGCCGTTCACCGGCACCCAGGTCCAGACGTCGGCCCGTTCGGTGGTCTGCACCAAGTCGCCGCTCACCGGCACGTTCCTCGACACCCACGCCGGCGGCCACTTCGGACCGGCGCTCAAGAAGGCCGGCCTTGACTGGATCTGGATCACCGGCGAGAGCGACCGGCCGGTCTACCTCCATGTGCGCCCCGGCGAGGTCCGCTTCGAGGATGCCGCCCACCTCTGGGGCAAAGGGATATTCGAGACGGAGAAGGCGCTCCGCGAAGCGTACCCCAAGGCCCGCGTGGCCCTGATCGGTCCGGCCGGCGAGAACCGCGTCCGCTTCGCCTGCATCGGCACCGAGCTGTACCGCCAGTACGGCCGCGGCGGCGCCGGCGCGGTCATGGGCGCCAAGAATCTCAAGGCGCTCGTCGTGGAGGGCGACGAGAAAATCGCCTACCACGACCCCGCCGGCTTCCAAGAGCTGAACCGGCAGCTCACCAAAGACATCGTCGCCCACCCCAACCGGCAGCGCCGCGACGACCTCGGCACCATGATGTGGATCCGCATGGGCCAGGAACAGGGGCACTTCCTCCCCACTCACAACTGGCGCGACACCCAGTTCGCCGGTTACGAGGGAATCACCTCCGAGGCATGCCGCGAGAAACTGGCCTGGAAGAGCACCGGCTGCTTCAACTGCGCCATCCGCTGCTCCAAGGAGGCGCGCTGGGGAAATTATGAGGTGGAGGGCCCCGAGTACGAGACCACCGCCTTTCTCGGTTCCGGCTGCGACATCGATTCGGCCGAGGCGGTGGCCTATGCCAACTGGCTGTGCGACGACCTGGGGCTCGACACCATCTCGGCAGGCGTGGTCTGCTCCTTCGCCATGGAGGCGTTCGAGCGGGGCATCATCAGCGCGGCGGACACTGGGGGCGTTGCGCTCCATTTCGGCAGCGCCGAGGCCCAGGCCGCCCTGCTCCGCCAGATCGCCCACCGTGAGAAGATCGGCGACCTGCTCGCCGAAGGCACCCGCATCGCCGCCCGGCGCATCGGCAAGGGGAGCGACTACTTCGCCATCCAGATCGCCGGCATGGAGCTGTCGGGGGTGAACATCAAAGGATGCGCCTCCATGGGCCTGACCCTGGCCACGTCCGATTTCGCCTCCCACACCCGGTTCTGGTCCGCCTCGGCGGAGATGCGGAAAGAGCTGACCTGGGAGAGCACGCCCGATTTCGTGCGCATCGGCCAGGATGTCGTGAACACCCGGAACTGCCTCATCGTCTGCGATTTCGTGATGTACGACCTCGACCGGCTGGCGCCGGTGTTCGAGAAGTGCACCGGCATCCCCATGAGCGAGACGGACATGAACCGGCTCGGCAACAAGATCTCCAACCTGACCCGCCTCTACAACATCGCCAACGGCCGCACCCGCGCCGACGACACCCTGCCGCCGCGCTTCTTCCAGGAGCCCCACGAGGCGGGGCTCTTCGAGGGGCGGCGCCTCACCCGGGAGAAGTTCGCCGAATGGCTGGACATGTACTACGCTTCGCGCGGCTGGGACGCCGCCGGCGCCCCCACACCGGCCACGCTCACCGAGCTGGGACTGAACCCGATCTGA
- a CDS encoding HDIG domain-containing protein, translating into MTRDDALVLLHEWTQKDGLRKHAYGVEAAMRAYARRYGEDAEAWAVVGLLHDFDYERYPDAENHPFRGAEELRRRGLDETLVRAILAHASYTGVPRDTLVAKALFAVDELVGLITAAALVTPDKKLAAVGVRSVIKKMKDKAFARAVNRDEIRLGAEELGVPLEEHIGVVLAAMQANAAELGL; encoded by the coding sequence ATGACCCGAGACGATGCCCTGGTCCTGCTCCACGAATGGACTCAAAAAGATGGCCTGCGCAAGCACGCCTACGGTGTGGAAGCCGCGATGCGCGCCTACGCCCGGCGCTACGGCGAGGACGCTGAGGCTTGGGCGGTGGTGGGGCTGCTCCATGACTTCGACTACGAGCGCTATCCCGATGCCGAGAACCACCCGTTCCGGGGCGCCGAGGAGCTGCGCCGCCGCGGGCTGGACGAGACACTGGTCCGCGCCATCCTGGCCCACGCCAGCTATACCGGCGTGCCGCGGGACACCCTCGTGGCCAAGGCCCTCTTCGCCGTGGACGAGCTGGTGGGCCTCATCACCGCCGCCGCCCTGGTCACGCCCGACAAGAAACTGGCGGCGGTGGGCGTCCGCTCGGTGATCAAGAAGATGAAGGACAAGGCGTTCGCCCGCGCCGTCAACCGCGACGAGATCCGGCTGGGAGCCGAGGAGCTGGGCGTGCCGCTGGAGGAGCACATCGGCGTCGTGCTCGCCGCCATGCAGGCGAACGCGGCGGAGCTGGGGCTCTGA
- a CDS encoding GPP34 family phosphoprotein has protein sequence MKLTLAEELLLLSLRNDKGTVLCSASVGLPFGLAAAVLMELAMQEKVRIEGKKLVAVPTGDTDDAVLDECLNLIRAAAKPKTVQSWVSRLGDRKSIRRAYLDRLVQKRILRREEHRILWVFPTERFPTSNPLEELEVRRRLRRTAFTATAPDARTRFLVSLVQACDLAGEVFPDGDERKEAKQRFAELVKEEAFGKAVSDQVAAVMAACAAACAAACVAATVTACS, from the coding sequence ATGAAGCTCACTCTGGCCGAAGAGCTGCTGCTGCTGAGTCTGCGTAACGACAAGGGGACCGTGCTGTGCTCCGCCTCGGTGGGCCTGCCGTTCGGGCTGGCCGCGGCGGTCCTGATGGAGCTGGCCATGCAGGAGAAGGTCCGGATCGAGGGCAAGAAACTGGTGGCCGTCCCGACGGGTGACACCGACGATGCCGTCCTGGACGAATGCCTGAATCTCATTCGGGCGGCGGCCAAGCCCAAAACAGTCCAGAGCTGGGTCTCCAGGCTGGGTGACCGGAAATCGATCCGGCGGGCCTATCTCGACCGGCTCGTGCAGAAGCGCATCCTGCGCCGGGAGGAGCACCGGATCCTGTGGGTCTTCCCCACGGAGCGGTTCCCCACTTCCAATCCGCTGGAGGAACTGGAAGTCCGCCGGCGGCTGCGCCGCACCGCGTTCACCGCCACCGCCCCTGACGCGCGCACCCGCTTCCTGGTGAGCCTGGTCCAGGCCTGCGACCTGGCGGGCGAGGTGTTCCCCGACGGCGACGAGCGGAAGGAGGCCAAACAGCGCTTTGCCGAACTGGTCAAGGAAGAAGCCTTCGGCAAGGCCGTCTCCGATCAGGTCGCCGCCGTCATGGCCGCCTGCGCCGCCGCCTGCGCCGCCGCCTGCGTGGCCGCTACCGTCACCGCGTGCTCCTGA
- the fsa gene encoding fructose-6-phosphate aldolase: MKFFLDTANLEEIRQAASMGLIDGVTTNPSLIAKEKGDFRDLLRQICAAVPGPISAEVVALDAAGMLKEGRELAKIADNITVKVPVTLEGLKAVRAFSSEGIKTNVTLIFSPLQALMAAKAGATFVSPFVGRLDDVGASGMDVVNQIVEIYENYGFTTEVLVASIRHPMHVVEAALMGADVATMPWKVLQQLIQHPLTDIGIQRFLDDWKKLPGNTIA, encoded by the coding sequence ATGAAGTTCTTTCTGGACACCGCCAACCTGGAGGAGATCCGCCAGGCCGCGTCCATGGGCCTGATCGACGGCGTCACCACCAACCCAAGCCTCATCGCCAAAGAGAAAGGGGATTTCCGCGACCTGCTGCGGCAGATCTGCGCCGCCGTGCCCGGACCCATCAGCGCCGAAGTGGTGGCGCTCGACGCTGCGGGCATGCTCAAGGAGGGCCGCGAGCTGGCCAAGATCGCCGACAACATCACCGTCAAGGTGCCGGTGACCCTGGAGGGGCTGAAGGCGGTCCGCGCGTTTTCGAGCGAGGGGATCAAGACGAACGTGACGCTCATTTTCTCCCCGCTCCAGGCGCTCATGGCCGCCAAGGCCGGCGCCACCTTCGTCAGCCCCTTCGTCGGCCGGCTCGACGACGTGGGCGCATCGGGGATGGATGTGGTCAACCAGATCGTGGAGATCTACGAGAACTATGGCTTCACCACCGAGGTGCTGGTCGCCTCGATCCGGCACCCGATGCACGTGGTCGAGGCGGCGCTCATGGGCGCCGACGTCGCCACCATGCCGTGGAAGGTGCTCCAGCAGCTCATCCAGCACCCGCTCACCGACATCGGCATCCAGCGCTTTCTCGACGACTGGAAAAAACTGCCCGGCAACACCATCGCCTGA
- the hslU gene encoding ATP-dependent protease ATPase subunit HslU: protein MNLDTLTPRQIVAELDKYVVGQQKAKRAVAIALRNRVRRQQLPSDMAEEVAPKNIILIGPTGVGKTEIARRLARLSHSPFLKVEASKFTEVGYVGRDVESMVRDLVELAVDMVQSEMAREVAEKAVAAAEERMLDLLLAPPHRPHKSRLEEPGDWAAYDNFLKSRERMREMLRAGELDHRQVELEVKETRFPSLEIFSSSGVEELGVNVKDMLGGMFGGQKKRRQLPVAEAMDYLVEEEEGRLIDKEKVARDAIRRVEHSGILFLDEIDKIAGREGGHGPDVSREGVQRDILPIVEGTTVHTKYGMVRTDHILFIAAGAFHVSAPSDLIPELQGRFPLRVEMDSLTEEDFYRILVEPENALLKQYKALMATEGVTLEFTPEAVRRVAHYAAQVNRSALNIGARRLYTIMECVLDEILFEGADLPDKQVTISLEYVDRMLTRIIESEDLSKYIL, encoded by the coding sequence ATCAACCTGGACACCCTCACCCCCCGCCAGATCGTGGCCGAGCTGGACAAGTACGTCGTCGGCCAGCAGAAGGCCAAGCGGGCGGTGGCCATCGCCCTGCGCAACCGTGTCCGGCGCCAGCAACTGCCGTCGGACATGGCCGAGGAGGTGGCGCCCAAGAACATCATCCTCATCGGGCCCACCGGCGTGGGCAAGACCGAGATCGCCCGGCGCCTGGCCCGGCTCTCCCACAGCCCCTTCCTCAAGGTGGAGGCGTCCAAGTTCACCGAGGTGGGCTACGTGGGACGCGACGTCGAGTCCATGGTTCGCGACCTCGTGGAACTGGCCGTGGACATGGTTCAGTCCGAGATGGCCCGGGAAGTGGCCGAAAAGGCCGTCGCCGCGGCCGAGGAGCGGATGCTGGACCTGCTCCTGGCGCCGCCGCACCGCCCGCACAAGTCACGGCTCGAGGAGCCGGGCGACTGGGCCGCCTACGACAACTTCCTCAAGTCGCGGGAGCGGATGCGGGAGATGCTCCGCGCCGGCGAGCTGGACCACCGCCAGGTGGAACTCGAGGTCAAAGAGACCCGCTTCCCCTCGCTGGAGATCTTCAGCTCGTCCGGGGTCGAGGAGCTGGGCGTCAACGTCAAGGACATGCTGGGCGGCATGTTCGGCGGCCAGAAGAAGCGCCGCCAGCTCCCCGTAGCCGAGGCCATGGATTACCTGGTCGAGGAGGAAGAGGGGCGCCTCATTGACAAGGAGAAGGTCGCCCGTGACGCCATCCGGCGGGTGGAGCACTCGGGCATCCTCTTCCTGGACGAGATCGACAAGATCGCCGGCCGCGAGGGCGGCCACGGCCCCGACGTCAGCCGCGAGGGTGTCCAGCGCGACATCCTGCCCATCGTCGAAGGCACCACCGTCCATACCAAGTACGGCATGGTGCGCACCGATCACATCCTGTTCATCGCCGCGGGCGCGTTCCACGTCAGCGCCCCGTCCGACCTGATCCCCGAACTGCAGGGCCGCTTCCCGCTGCGAGTGGAGATGGACAGCCTGACCGAGGAGGATTTCTACCGGATCCTGGTGGAGCCGGAGAACGCCCTGCTCAAGCAGTACAAGGCGCTCATGGCCACCGAGGGGGTGACGCTGGAGTTCACGCCCGAGGCGGTGCGGCGGGTGGCCCACTACGCCGCCCAGGTGAACCGGAGTGCGCTCAACATCGGTGCCCGGCGGCTCTACACCATCATGGAATGCGTACTGGACGAGATCCTCTTCGAAGGCGCCGACCTGCCCGACAAGCAGGTCACCATCTCGCTGGAATACGTGGACCGGATGCTCACTCGCATCATCGAGAGCGAAGACCTGAGCAAGTACATCCTCTGA